The DNA sequence CTTAAAATCTTGACATATTTCAATATTTTTGGTATTATTTAAACAGATGTCAGACAGGTATGATGACTTGTATTAAAATTAAATAATAAAAGTTTAGTTTTTTTAAAATAATATTTAAATAATTCATAAAATTATGTAAAGGTGGTTTATATGCCTACAATTAATGAGGATAAAAGGCCATTATATTTAAGAATTAAAGAATATTTAGAAAAAAAAATAGAAAATGGAAAATATAAAGCAGGAGATAAATTACCTTCTGAAAATAAGCTTTCTAAAAGTCTAGATGTTAGTAGAGCTTCACTTAGAGAAGCCTTGAGAGTTCTTGAAGAAGAAGGTAAAATTATTAAACAACAGGGGATTGGAACTTTTGTAAATAAACCAACCCCTAAATTTAAAAAAGGTATTGAAAAATTAAATAGTGTTACTGAAACTATAGAAAATGAAGGATTTCAGGCAGGAACTAAGAAATTAAATATTAAGGAAATAAAAATTTCTGAATCTTTAAAAGAGAAAATCTATGAAGTTAGTAATGAAAAAGTTGATAAAGTATTAAGAATTGAAAGAGTAAGAACAGCAAATAATACGCCAGTAGTTTATTGTATTGATCACCTGGTTTTAAAATATCTAGATAATAATTACAAAAAAGAATATTTTGAAAGTTCTTTATTTGATATCTTAAATAATAAATTTGAAATTAATGTAAAAAGAGCTGTTACTAATATTGTTGCTGTTAAAGCCGATAAATATGTATCATCTTTTTTGAATATTAAAAAGAATTCACCCTTGCTTTTATTAGAACAATTTCATTATGATGAAAAAAATAGAATGATATTATTTTCTCAGAATTATTTTAGAAATGATCAATTTCAGTTTAAGGTTATGAGAAATAGATAATTATTACTTTATTTAGGATACTTGTTTGATGTTGCAACTATAATCTAAAAATGATATATTATAGTTGTAATTTATAAATTTTGGTACCATTTAAAAAAATATACAAGGGGGTTTTTATTTTGATTAAAAAAGTTTTAAGTATTTCTGTTGTTTTAGTTTTTGCTTTAATGATGGTGTTTTCTGCAGGTTCTCAGGTAGAAGCTCAGGACACTAAAGTTGGTATTGTTCTTTCTACTGGTGGTCTTGGTGATCTTTCTTTTAATGATGCTGCTTATGAAGGATTACAAAGAGCTGAAGATGAATTAGGTATTGAATTTGATTATGTAGAACCAGCAAATCCATCTGAAGATGAAACTGCTTTACGTCATTTTGCAGGTGGAGGATTTGATTTAGTAATTGGTGTTGGATTTCAAATGGCAGACACTTTAGAATTAGTTGCTAAAGATTATCCAAATGTAAAATTTGCTCACATTGATCAGGATTTTGGAAAAGATATACCTGATAATGTAGTATCCCTTAACTTTACTGAATGGGAAGGTTCTTTCCTAGCTGGTGCTTTAGCTGGTTTAGTAACTGAAACTGATGTTGTTGGTTATGTAGGTGGAGTTAACTCATCTCTAATTCACCGTTTTGAAGGTGGATTTTATCAGGGAGTAAAGCATGTGAATCCTGATGCAAAAGTTCAATCTCAATATGCTGATTCTTTTGGAGATCCGGCTAAAGGACGTGAAATTGCACTTGGTATGATTGATGATGGTGCCGATGTAATTTATCATGCTGCTGGTGGAACTGGTACTGGTGTATTCCAGGCAGCCCAAGAAGAAGATGTTTATGCAATAGGTGTAGATTCAAACCAAAACTTCATTCAACCAGGGCATGTAATTGCCAGTATGTTAAAAAGAGTAGATAACGCAGTATTTAATACAGTTGAAGATGTTGTTGAAGGAGACTATGAAGGTGGCCGTAATCTATACTTCAGTTTAGCAGGTGGTGGAGTTGGTCTTACAAATCTTACATCTATTACACCTGAAGAGAGACAGGCTTATGAAGATGGTATGATTAGTGAAGAAGAACTAAATACAATTGAAGAAATGAAGCAAGAAATAACAGCGCCTTATGCTGATCGTATCAATGATATTAAACAAAAGATCATGAAAGGCGAAATAAAAGTAGAAAATTGGGGAGAAACTGGCAGACCTGAAGACCTTGAGTAATTATTTAAAATCATATTTTAACTTAAGGGGCTCTGCAATTATGCAGGGCCTCACTTAAATTTTTAGTATTTTCAGGGAGGAATAATAATGTCCAGGGAAGAAAATTATATTTTGGAAATGAATAATATTACTAAATTATTTCCAGGTGTAAAAGCAAATGATAATGTTAATTTTTCAGTCAAAAAAGGTGAAATCCATGCCCTAGTAGGTGAGAATGGTGCTGGTAAAACTACTTTGATGAAAGTTTTATATGGTTTATATGACCAGGATAATGGTGAAATTTTTTATAATGGAGAAAAAGTTAATTTAAAAGGTCCTCAAGATGCTATAGATCTAGGAATAGGTATGGTTCATCAACATTTTATGTTGGTTGATCCATTAACTGTTACTGAAAATATAGTACTTGGAAATGAGCCACGAAGTGGTATAATTCTTAATCAAAAGAAGGCTAAAGATAAGGTGAAAGAAATATCTGAAAAATATGGTCTTTATGTTGATCCAGAGGCAGAAATAAGAGATATTTCTGTAGGTATGCAGCAAAGAGCTGAAATTATTAAAACTCTTTACCGGGGAGCTGAATTGTTGATTTTTGATGAACCAACTGCTGTATTAACTCCTCAGGAAATTGATGAACTTTTTGAAATTTTTAAATCATTAAAAGAGCAGGGAAAAACTATTGTATTTATAACTCATAAACTTCAAGAGGTAAAAGCAATTTCTGATAGAATAACAGTTTTACGTAATGGTAAAAGTGTTGATACAGTTGATACTGAAGATGTTACTGAAGAAGATGTTGCAGAATTAATGGTAGGAAGACAGGTTCTATTAGAAGTTGAAAAAACCGAGGCAAATCCAGGTAAAAAAATATTTGAAGTTAATAATCTTAAGGTCAGTGATAATCGTGATATTCCAGCTGTAAGAGGTGTTTCATTAACAGTAAGAAAAGGAGAAATTCTTGGTATTGCAGGAGTAGAAGGAAACGGTCAAACTGAATTAGTTGAAGCTTTAACTGGTATTAGAAAAATTGAAAGTGGAAAAGTTAAAGTAAGAGATAAAGATATTACTAAATTTGATGCTCGTGAAATAAAAAGAGAAAGTGTTGCTCATATTCCCGAAGATAGACAAAAACGTGGTTTGATTATGGATTTTAATCTTCAGGAAAATGTTATTTTGGGTTATCATGATTTAGAACCATTCTCTCGAAATGGAATTATGAAATATAATAATATAGCTGATTATACTCAAAAGTTAATTGATGAATTTGATATTCGTGGTGGAGGAATGGAAGCAAAAGCTAAAAATCTTTCTGGTGGTAACCAACAAAAATTAATTGTTGCCCGTGAATTTTCACAGGATCCAGAGTTTTTAATTGCTTCACAACCTACTCGAGGAGTAGATGTTGGTTCAATTGAATTTATTCATAAGCAAATAATAGAAAGAAGAGATAATGGTGCTGGAGTATTGTTATTGTCTGCAGATCTTAGTGAAGTATTATCATTAAGTGATAGAATAGCTGTTATTTTTGAAGGAGAAATAGTAGATGTATTAGATGCATCAGAAACTGATGAAAGAGAATTAGGGAAATTAATGACTGGTTCAACTATTGATGCTGGAGGTGAAGATAGTGGAAAATAGATGGGATCATATTAAATCGATGATGACCAATTTTGGTATTTCATTATTATCTATTGTAGTTGCATTAATATTTGGTATATTTTTTATATTATTAACAGACCAATCACCTGTTACTGCTTATCAGGCTCTATATCATGGAGCATTTGGTAGTTTTAGTAATATTTTAAATACCCTCTGGCGTTCTACACCATTAATTTTAACCGGACTTGCTTTTGCCTTACCTTTTAGAGCAGGTTTGATTAATATTGGTGCTGAAGGACAACTTCTAATGGGAGGTTTTGCTGCTGGTGTTGCTGGTTATGTTTTTACTTCTTTACCAGGTTTTATTCATTTACCTCTTGCAATTTTAATAGGTATGTTAGCCGGAGCTTTATGGGGAGGATTACCTGGGTTATTAAAAGCTAAATTTGGCTCAAATGAGGTTATTACTACTATTATGTTAAATCATATAGCAATTGCTCTGACAATTAATTATGGAATTAATAAATTAAGAACTTCTAGTAGAATGGCTACTCCAGAAATTGAACCTTCTGCTGCGTTATTAAGATTTAAGGAAATCCCAAAACATCCTATTTGGGGTAAGTTACCTTTTGCTGATATTTTTACCAATCCAGGTATCAGGTTACATATGAACTTTGTACTTGCCATAATTGCTGCTATTATTCTCTGGTATATATTATTTAAAACAACTCTTGGTTATGAAATGAGAGCTGTAGGATTTAATAGTGATGGTGCTGAATATGGTGGTATTAAGCCTGGAAAAAGTATGTTTATCACAATGTTTCTTGGTGGAGCTGTAGCAGGTTTAGCTGGTGCAGGAGAGGCCTTAGGAACTCATCTTAGCTTTATGTCCGGTATGGATGCTGGCTATGGTTTTACAGGTATAGCAGTTGCTTTGATTGGTCAAACTCATCCAATTGGAGTAATTTTTGGTGGACTTTTATTTGGAGCTTTAAATCAGGGTGGTTTAGAAATGCAATTTGCAGGTGTGCCTTCAGAGATAGTTAATATTATTCAGGCACTTGTTATTTTCTTTGTAGCCAGTTTGCAGATTTTAAAAATGTATCTACGTAAACGTAAAGAAAAAGAGGGGGTTGAATAATGGATACTATAAAAGAAATGCTATCACTTTCTTTAATACTAGCAAGTTTTCGCTTTGCAACCCCATTAATTTTAGCAGCTCTTGGTGGTATATTTTCAGAACGATCAGGAGTTATTAATATAGCTTTAGAAGGTATGATGCTTTTTGGGGCATTTGCAGCTGCTTATGGAAGTTCTATAAATGGTAATCCATGGACAGGTGTTTTATTTGCAATAATTGCAGGATTGATGTTTGGAGCTATACATGCACTTGTTTGTGTTGTTTTTAAAGCTGATCAAATTGTAGTAGGAACTGGTATTAATATATTTGCAACAGGACTTACTATATTTCTTTTACAGGTTTTATTTAATGTAAAAGGTACATCTCCAATGGTTGCTCGGTTACCTTTTATGAGAATTTTTGATGTAAGATTTAGTGTATTAACTTATGTAGCCCTTATTTTAGTTCCAATAGTTTGGTATTTTTTCTTTAAAACAAGTTGGGGTTTAAGAATAAGATCTATTGGAGAGCATCCAGCAGCAGCTGATACATTAGGTGTGAAAGTTAATCGCTGGCGTTTTATTTCTGTGCTCATGAGTGGTGTTTTAGCCGGTCTAGCAGGTGCTCATTTGTCTATCGGTGATGGAAGTGCATTTGTTCGTGAAATGTCGGCAGGACGAGGTTTTATAGCATTAGCTGCAATGATATTTGGCAAATGGCATCCAGTAGGTGCTTTTGGAGCTGCTATGTTATTTGGATATGCAGAAGCAGTTGCTGTACGAGTAGATTTTCCATTTATTCCATCAGAATTAATTAGTGCAATACCATATATTTTAACTATTGTTATTTTAGCTGGATTTTTTGGTAAATCAACTCCACCTGCAGCAGATGGAGAACCTTATACTAAAGGTGAAAATTAATATTATTCTATTATATAATATAAAATTATTTGAAGACAGCTTTAATTGATTAGTTCCCCTTATGATAGACAGATTTAATAAAAATAATCTGTTTATTAGAAAGGGGATTTTTTTATATTTATAAAAGATAAATTAGATTTTTGTTTATTTAGATAAAGGATATTTACTCTTATTTATTGAATATATTAAAAGAGAAGTAATTTAAATAAGGAGGTATCTGATTTTTGAATATAGGAAATGAATTACAAAAAGCTAGAAAAGAAAATGGATTATCAATTGAAGAACTTCAAAAGAAAACAAAAATAAGAAAAAAGTATTTAATTGCATTAGAAAATAATGATTTTTCTGAAATTAAAGGGGATGTGTATGTAAAATCATTTATTAAAGGTTATGCTAGAGCAATTGGTATTAATCCAGATCCATTTATTTACGAATATGAACAGTATATAAGCAACAAAAAACCTGATGAAGAAAATAAAGATGCAGAATTAAATAATATGGATTTAAATAAAAATAATTATTTTAAAAAAATTGCAATAATTATATTAATTATCATTTTTATGGGTACGATAGGATTTTTTATTTATAATAATTATATTGCAAATTCAGATACTACAATAGAAAATTCTAATGTAAAATTAGAAAATAGCTTAGATGATAATATTAATTTAAATGAAAATGAAATTGATAGTATTACTAGTATTGAAAAAAACAAATTTAATATCAGTGGAAATAGTTATGAATCTAAAAATAATTTTGATTTAGAGGAAAATGATATTATTTTTGATATTCCAGATAATTTTAATAAAAATAATGATGTGAGTAAAAAATCTACAAGAAATGAAAAAGATGATAACATTCCAGATAAAACTGAGGAAAAAGAAAATATAAATATTAAAATAGTTGCAAGACAAAAAAGCTGGTTAAGGGTTACTTTAAATAAAAAAAATAACAATGATATTTTATATGAAGGTTTTATGAATAATAATCAAGAAGAAGATTTTATTTTTAATAATGATAATAGTATAACACTAAGAATTGGCAATGGTGCAGGAATTTATATTTTATATAATGAAGAAAAATATGGACCCTGGGGAGAAAGAGGAGAAATAATAGAAAAAAATATTTTTTATAAAAATAAATTACAAATAAAATAAAAAGTTTTACATAAAGTAAAAAAACCAGAATTAACTGGTTTAAAAATGGTGGAGGGGAGAGGATTTGAACCTCTGTAGGCATCGCCGGCAGATTTACAGTCTGCTCCCTTTAGCCACTCGGGCACCCCTCCAAATATGGTACCCTCAAGGGGATTCGAACCCCTGTCGCCAGGATGAAAACCTGGTATCCTGGACCACTAGACGATGAGGGCAAAATTTTAAAAAATGGTCGGGCTGCTCGGATTTGAACCGAGGACCCCCTGCTCCCAAAGCAGGTGCGCTACCAAACTGCGCCACAGCCCGTTATCACGACGCAAGTATTAGTATATATAAAAACCCGGCTTAGGTCAATGTTAATTATAACATAATAAGCATAATGAGAATAAATTAGCTGATTTATACTCAATAATACTCTATCTTATACAAACAAGTAAAATGTGATATTTAAAATTGAATTTTAATACTGTATAATAAATAGACAAAGAAAAAAATGATTATATGAAAGGAGTGTTAAGATATGAAAATACTTTTAACAAATGATGATGGTATATATGCTGATGGTATTCAGACTTTAGCTAAAGCTTTAGCTAAGGGGGACCATGAAATAGTGATGGTTGCACCAGATAGAGAAAGAAGTGCTTCTGCTCATTCAATTACTATTAATGATCCTTTAAGAGCCAAAGAAGTAGAATTTAAAAAGATACCTAATATAAAAAGTTATAAAATTGATGGTACACCTGCTGATTGTGTTAAATTAGGTATTGAAAAATTTATTAATTTTGAACCAGATTTAATTATTTCAGGAATAAATGCTGGCGGTAATTTAGGATATGATGTTTTGTATTCTGGAACTGTTTCAGCTGCAATTGAAGCCTGGATGATGGGTTATAATTCTATAGCAGTTTCATTAGTAATGGATGAATTACGCAATTTTGAAATGGCTGCAAATTTTGTAGCAGATTTTCTTAATAAATTAAAATTAAATTTATTACCAGAAAGAATGTTATTGAACATAAATGTTCCAGATATAATTGAAGAAAATCTTGATGGTACTTATATTGCTGATCTTGGTAGTAGTAACTATGTTGATACTTTTGAAAAAAGAGTTGATCCTATGGGGGAAGATTATTATTGGTTATCAGGAAGGACTACAGAAGAGTTTTCTTACAATACTGATATTTGGGCTGTTAATCATAACAAAGTCGCCCTTACTCCTCTTAAAATTGATTTAACTAATGTTTCTCAAAAAGAGGTAATCCAAAAAATACTGAAAAGTTAATTATGAGGTGATCTTAATTAAAGATAAAGGAAAAGTAATGTATATAAAAAAACTAGATAAAAAAGCACTAAATAACTGGGTGTCTCCTGAGTTAAAGGCTCTGAGTTTTATAGAATTGAAAAATCCGACTGAAATATTAAATTTTATAAATAATTGCACTAATTATTGTGAAATTAACTATAATAAAGAAAAAATTGAAGATATTATCTACAGTAATAGATATTTAGCTTACATTTATTATAAAAATGACAATCCACTTGGCTTTTTAATTTCAGATATAAGTGTAAAAGATAATAAAAAAATATTAAAAATAGAAAACGTTGGTATTTTAAATAAATATATAGAAAAATCACATGAATTAGATTTTATAAAAAGTATTATATTTAAAGCCTGGGAAAAGAAAGGTATTGATAAAATTATAATAACTTTTAAATCTACTGAAAACAAGATGAAAGAAATTATGAAAGATTTAGAGTTCAGAAAAGAATATTGAAAGAGAGGAAATTATGTTTATTAAATTATTAATTGTTTTTGCAACTGTACCTTTGATTGAGTTAGCATTATTAATAAAAATAGGAGAGTTCATCGGTATTATTCCAACTATTATTATTGTTGGTTCTACAGGTATTATTGGTATAACTCTTGCTCGAAGTCAGGGCTATCAAGTTATTAAAAAAATAAAAAATAAAATTGAGTTAGGTAAATTACCAGCTGATGATTTAATTGGTGGTGTTTTGATATTAATTGGAGGAACAATGCTACTTACCCCGGGAATATTAACTGATATAACTGGATTTAGTTTAATTTTTCCAATAACCAGAAGTGTTTTTGTAAAAATTGCAAAAAACAAAATAAAAAAATATATTGAAAATAATCGCAGGGGGATTGAAATATGAAGGATTTGAGTTTAATACAGGGTGTAGAGTATTCTCATCAAATACTTAAAAAGTATATTGAAAAAAAAGATGTAGTTATTGATGCAACAGTGGGTAATGGAAATGATACTTTGTTTTTAGCAAAATTAGTTGGGAAAAATGGAAAAATATATGGTTTTGATATTCAAAGAAAAGCTATTAGAAATACCAGGAATAAACTAGTTGAAAATAATTATAGTAAAAGAGTTAAATTAATTGAAGATGGTCATGAGAATATGAAAGATCATATTGAAAATGAAGATATTTCAGCTATATTATTTAATTTAGGATATTTACCAGGAAGTGATAAAAAAATAATTACACGTCCTAATACGACTCTAAAAGCTATAAAAAATGGTTTAGAAATTCTTATAGATGGAGGTATTATTGTTATTGTTATTTATCCAGGTCATGAAGGCGGAAAAATCGAAAAAGAAAAAATTATTGAATATGCCTCTGACTTAGATAGGAAAAAATATAATGTTCTTCATTATTATTATTTAAACCAGGAAAATAAACCTCCAGAAGTATTAGTTATTAGAAAACGTTTAAATATCTAAAAATTTTATTATAAAGATTTAATAATTTGGGAGGAATACTGTGAGTAAAGCAAATAATAAAAACATCCGAAAAAAAATATATCATAAGGCTTCACAATATCTTCTTAATTATGGATTAAAGGGTTGGAATATGGATCAACTCGCAGCAGAAACAGGAATGGCAAAAAATACATTATATAAAATAATTGGTTATAAAGAAGATATGATCAAAGAAATATATTTAAATAAAATAAAATCGATCGAGCGACAAGTAAAAGTAACAGTAAATAAAGATGAAAATTATTTTGAAAAATTTTTAGAATTAGATAAAATGTTTCTGGATTTAATTCGATATACTGAAAGTAGACAGGCAAGAGAAGTTTTTTTAGAATATCCGCAAGTAGAAAACGAAATAAGAAAAATAAAAGAAAAAATTAATAATCATATAATAAATTTTATAAAATTAGGTATTGAAAAAAACAAATTAAAAAATAATAATGAAGCAGATTTTTATTTTGATTTAATACTATCTTTGGCCTTTTATTATGTAAAAGAAAAAGAGATTAAAAATAATAAGGAATTATTTAGAAAGTCGTTAAATACTCTTATAAAAGGAATAGCAAAAGAATAATTTTATAAATAGATTATTTAGAATACCAGAATAAATATAAGAAAATAAGAGTATTAACGTTTTAATCTATTTTAAACTACTCTAATTTATATTTTTAAACTTGACCCATAAGCTTCTCTTAGTTATAATTGTTTTTGCGTTGTGAAAAAAGAAGGATATCAATTGATGTAGTGCTGACGTAGCTCAATTGGCAGAGCAGCTGACTTGTAATCAGCAGGTTACCGGTTCAAGTCCGGTCGTCAGCTCCACAATAATGATCAAATTTATTATTACTAATTAAAATAGGTATGCTGACGTAGCTCAATTGGCAGAGCAGCTGACTTGTAATCAGCAGGTTACCGGTTCAAGTCCGGTCGTCAGCTCCATTTTTTATTTATATACCTTTATTTGCTTCTAATTATTTTTGATGCTATAATGAAGCTAAGGAAGTGGTTTTAATGAGTGGTAATAAATATAGACATAATAAAATAAAAGAAGAACATACTATTATTGAAGATATAAAACCTCTATTGGAAGAAGTAGCCAAAATTGCTCAGGTAAAAAGTATTATACCCGGTCGAATAAATCAAAGAAGTGGAAGTGGCGTTCCAGCTTATTTACAGGTTAAATATAATACTTCAAGTGGTATAAAATTATTAGGAAAAAATAGTTCATCAATTCAAGAAGTTTTTGTTGTAACAGATTATCCTGATAAGTTAAGCAAATATTTAAATAATCAGGATTATATAAAGTAGATAATGTAGCAAACGGGCTGTGGCGCAGCTTGGTAGCGCACTATGCTGGGGGCGTAGGGGTCGCCGGTTCAAATCCGGCCAGCCCGACCATTTTGTAACTGAGGTGAATACCTCAGTATTTTTATTTTAATTGTAATGGAGGTTAATTATGTACAAAGTTTTTTTAAAAACTCTTGGATGTCCTAAAAATGAAGTCGATAGTGAATATATGAGTGGATCTCTAAAAATACAGGATAAATTTCAAATTGTAGATCAGGCTAAAGAATCTGATGTAATTGTTGTTAATACATGTGGTTTTATAAATGATGCAAAGGAAGAATCTATTGAAACTATATTTGATGCTCTTTATTATAAAGAAAATGGATATTGTAATGCAGTTATTGTGACAGGCTGTTTAACTCAAAGATACTTTGAGGAAATAAGAAATGAAATTCCAGAAATTGATGCAATATTGGGTACAGGCAATTTTGATAAATTAGATACAGTTATAGAAAAAGTGATGAATGGAAATAATATTTATGAAGTTCCTGATGATCCAAGTTTTGATTATAAATCTACTTTACCACGTAATTATACAAATAATTACACTTCTTATTTGAAAATTGCTGAGGGTTGTAATAATAATTGTACTTATTGTACAATTCCAAAGATAAGAGGAAGATTAAACAGCAGGCCTATTGAGGATTTAGTTAAAGAAGCTAAACAAATGATTAACAATGGTATTAAGGAAATTATTATAATAGCCCAGGATATTACTCAATATGGAGTAGATATTTATGATGAATCAAAGCTTGTTTCTTTGTTAGAAAAATTAACTAATTTAAAAGGATTAAAATGGATTAGACTTTTATATGCATATCCTGAACGTATAGACGATGATTTAATAAATATTATTAAAAAAGAAGATAAAATATGTAATTATTTAGATATTCCAATTCAACATTCAGTAAAAAATGTAAGAAAAAAGATGGGAAGAAAAGGGGATAGTGAAGATTTATTGAATTTAATAAAAAAATTAAGAAATGAAATACCTGATATTGTATTAAGGACTTCACTGATAGTTGGTTTTCCCCAGGAAACAAAAAATGATTTTGAAAAATTAGTTGATTTTGTAAAAAAAATAAGATTTTCAAGATTGGGAGTCTTTCAATATTCAAAAGAAGAAGGTACACCAGCATATCATATGAAGAATCAGGTTGATGAAGAGATCAAAGAATATCGTTATAATGAAATAATGAAAATTCAGCAAAAAATTTCTTTAGAAAATAACAAAAAACTTATTGGTGAAGAACTAGAAGTTCTGGTAACTGAACATAATGAAAGATATTATAAAGCTCGTTCTCAATATGATGCACCAGAAATTGATAACCAAATATTTTTAGAAGGAGATTCATTAAATATTGGGGATTTTGTTAAGTGCAAAGTAACAGATGCAAATGATTATGATCTTTTTGCAACTACAATAAAGGAGAGTTGAACATGAATTTACCTAATAAGTTAACATTACTTAGAATATTATTAGTTCCTATATTTATGGGATTTCTAATTTTAAGTAATGATAATAGCCAATTTTTTCAATTTTTTGCTTTATTAGTATTTATTTTAGCTGCATCAACTGATGGATTAGATGGGTATCTGGCTAGAAAAAATAATTTAGTGACTACTTTTGGTAAAATTGTTGATCCATTAGCTGATAAATTACTAATAACAGCAGCATTAATTTCATTTGTATCATTAGGAGAAATTTCTGCCTGGGCTGCTGTCATAATTATTGGGAGAGAATTGGCTGTTACAGGTTTGAGAGTGGTTGCTGCTAGTGAAGGTATAGTAATATCTGCAAGTATATGGGGAAAATTAAAAACTATACTTCAAATATCTGCAATAATTGCTTTATTATTAGAACCTAATATAATAGACTTTCCTTTTTATTTAGAGAAAATTTTATTATGGGCAGCTGTTTTAATGACAATTTATTCAGGATATATTTATTTTAAAAGATCTGATATAGATTTTTTTGAATTAGAGAAGAGTTGATTTTTATGAATAATTATTTACATTTTATTAACAAATTATTAGCTACAGGTTTATTTATTGGTAAAATACCAGGTGCTCCAGGTACTTATGGTTCAATATTAGCAGTATTTATTATATTATTTTTTCCACTGGTTACTAATGTGTTTTTTATTATTCCTTTTATAATAATAGCAACTGGTATTTCCTATTATGAAGAATTAATAACTGGAGTTAAAGATGCCCCAGAGATAGTTATTGATGAAATTGCCGGTATTCTTGTGACTTTTGTTTTTATTGATTTAAATTTTAAAATAATTTTTGTAGGTTTTATTTTATTTAGATTTTTTGATATTTATAAACCATTTATAATTGATAAAGTTCAAGAATTACCTTATGGTATTGGA is a window from the Halanaerobiales bacterium genome containing:
- a CDS encoding FxsA family protein, with amino-acid sequence MFIKLLIVFATVPLIELALLIKIGEFIGIIPTIIIVGSTGIIGITLARSQGYQVIKKIKNKIELGKLPADDLIGGVLILIGGTMLLTPGILTDITGFSLIFPITRSVFVKIAKNKIKKYIENNRRGIEI
- the pgsA gene encoding CDP-diacylglycerol--glycerol-3-phosphate 3-phosphatidyltransferase; translation: MNLPNKLTLLRILLVPIFMGFLILSNDNSQFFQFFALLVFILAASTDGLDGYLARKNNLVTTFGKIVDPLADKLLITAALISFVSLGEISAWAAVIIIGRELAVTGLRVVAASEGIVISASIWGKLKTILQISAIIALLLEPNIIDFPFYLEKILLWAAVLMTIYSGYIYFKRSDIDFFELEKS
- a CDS encoding class I SAM-dependent methyltransferase — protein: MKDLSLIQGVEYSHQILKKYIEKKDVVIDATVGNGNDTLFLAKLVGKNGKIYGFDIQRKAIRNTRNKLVENNYSKRVKLIEDGHENMKDHIENEDISAILFNLGYLPGSDKKIITRPNTTLKAIKNGLEILIDGGIIVIVIYPGHEGGKIEKEKIIEYASDLDRKKYNVLHYYYLNQENKPPEVLVIRKRLNI
- the surE gene encoding 5'/3'-nucleotidase SurE, producing MKILLTNDDGIYADGIQTLAKALAKGDHEIVMVAPDRERSASAHSITINDPLRAKEVEFKKIPNIKSYKIDGTPADCVKLGIEKFINFEPDLIISGINAGGNLGYDVLYSGTVSAAIEAWMMGYNSIAVSLVMDELRNFEMAANFVADFLNKLKLNLLPERMLLNINVPDIIEENLDGTYIADLGSSNYVDTFEKRVDPMGEDYYWLSGRTTEEFSYNTDIWAVNHNKVALTPLKIDLTNVSQKEVIQKILKS
- a CDS encoding TetR/AcrR family transcriptional regulator, with translation MSKANNKNIRKKIYHKASQYLLNYGLKGWNMDQLAAETGMAKNTLYKIIGYKEDMIKEIYLNKIKSIERQVKVTVNKDENYFEKFLELDKMFLDLIRYTESRQAREVFLEYPQVENEIRKIKEKINNHIINFIKLGIEKNKLKNNNEADFYFDLILSLAFYYVKEKEIKNNKELFRKSLNTLIKGIAKE
- a CDS encoding DUF2103 domain-containing protein, with amino-acid sequence MSGNKYRHNKIKEEHTIIEDIKPLLEEVAKIAQVKSIIPGRINQRSGSGVPAYLQVKYNTSSGIKLLGKNSSSIQEVFVVTDYPDKLSKYLNNQDYIK
- the rimO gene encoding 30S ribosomal protein S12 methylthiotransferase RimO, which gives rise to MYKVFLKTLGCPKNEVDSEYMSGSLKIQDKFQIVDQAKESDVIVVNTCGFINDAKEESIETIFDALYYKENGYCNAVIVTGCLTQRYFEEIRNEIPEIDAILGTGNFDKLDTVIEKVMNGNNIYEVPDDPSFDYKSTLPRNYTNNYTSYLKIAEGCNNNCTYCTIPKIRGRLNSRPIEDLVKEAKQMINNGIKEIIIIAQDITQYGVDIYDESKLVSLLEKLTNLKGLKWIRLLYAYPERIDDDLINIIKKEDKICNYLDIPIQHSVKNVRKKMGRKGDSEDLLNLIKKLRNEIPDIVLRTSLIVGFPQETKNDFEKLVDFVKKIRFSRLGVFQYSKEEGTPAYHMKNQVDEEIKEYRYNEIMKIQQKISLENNKKLIGEELEVLVTEHNERYYKARSQYDAPEIDNQIFLEGDSLNIGDFVKCKVTDANDYDLFATTIKES
- a CDS encoding phosphatidylglycerophosphatase A; this encodes MNNYLHFINKLLATGLFIGKIPGAPGTYGSILAVFIILFFPLVTNVFFIIPFIIIATGISYYEELITGVKDAPEIVIDEIAGILVTFVFIDLNFKIIFVGFILFRFFDIYKPFIIDKVQELPYGIGIMADDLLAGFFSWIILNIIIIIF